In Dermacentor silvarum isolate Dsil-2018 chromosome 2, BIME_Dsil_1.4, whole genome shotgun sequence, the following proteins share a genomic window:
- the LOC119442698 gene encoding uncharacterized protein LOC119442698: MKTLLTLLLLLWTAVLRGSTFAFHVDCNVTLPWTAKAEEHDDVPRDLFEELLRCPAGLNGCASSPVECALNLFAVTCSCATNCEAYGDCCWEAGSTLARPSAAACVTLNVKGLYDKDIYVVTGCNREWPRDQVRDACENVDTYNDTFYAIPVTSERNVTYLNAFCALCNYDLDSTTTFWNSTGASQRSVTHAIPRFVERNGEHLLRPCARGIQINETCPQGSDSEHSRKCATYFAPVKHKGNESEVVYKNVYCALCHGVEATLLECAPAEVVPDLRDRPRLRSFLGPNLVSLFKPVVTSDSCFSWHGDKCYIRAPDYRYANVTAQNETMANLETNATSPARRRWYGVQNYLTIVCLSLSLACLLLKGVVYVLYRHSRSFSSKCTLCLSVTLFWSQLIFLLANSFKVPAPFCAVLALVLHYGFLSTFFWTSVLSFDIWKNVAAVVHLPSGRHGCGFFAYCLIAWGGPSVIAGLSAVLNWTVRSTFPLSPRYGHFGCWIGSTGAQAVFFLLPMMLLLLLDLCLYAHIVIHIRHTSSQTAGFDFKGGGQRSHMALFVKLALIMGTTWLTGFVGAFVDVLAVDIIVIVLVGLQGVYLFFGFRDYRHFLPKRFFRKDLERTTSASSGNTVLAASVARDPNGSVHELHRKRSFDIIERPK, from the coding sequence ATGAAGACGCTGCTGACTCTTCTGCTGCTTCTGTGGACAGCCGTGCTGCGCGGCAGCACGTTTGCCTTTCACGTGGACTGTAACGTCACGCTTCCGTGGACCGCGAAGGCCGAAGAACACGATGACGTCCCCAGAGATCTATTCGAGGAGCTACTTCGCTGCCCTGCTGGACTCAACGGCTGCGCTTCGTCGCCCGTCGAGTGCGCGCTGAACCTGTTCGCGGTGACGTGCTCGTGCGCGACCAACTGCGAGGCGTACGGCGACTGCTGCTGGGAGGCGGGTTCGACTCTCGCTCGACCTAGCGCAGCCGCATGCGTGACGCTAAACGTCAAAGGCCTCTACGACAAGGACATCTACGTGGTGACGGGATGCAACCGCGAGTGGCCCCGGGACCAGGTGCGAGATGCGTGCGAAAACGTCGACACGTACAACGACACGTTTTACGCGATTCCCGTGACGAGTGAGCGGAACGTGACGTACCTGAATGCCTTCTGTGCGCTCTGCAATTACGACTTGGACAGCACGACCACGTTTTGGAACTCGACCGGCGCGAGCCAGAGGTCGGTGACGCACGCCATACCGAGGTTCGTTGAGAGAAACGGCGAGCATTTGCTTAGGCCATGTGCGCGTGGTATCCAGATTAACGAGACGTGTCCCCAAGGTTCCGATTCAGAACACAGCCGCAAGTGTGCGACGTACTTCGCGCCCGTGAAGCACAAAGGCAATGAGTCGGAAGTCGTGTACAAGAATGTCTACTGCGCGCTGTGCCATGGTGTCGAGGCAACGCTGCTGGAGTGCGCGCCGGCGGAAGTGGTGCCGGACTTACGAGACAGACCTCGGTTGAGGTCCTTCCTCGGTCCAAACCTGGTGTCCCTCTTCAAACCGGTGGTCACCAGCGATTCTTGTTTCTCCTGGCACGGTGACAAATGTTACATCAGAGCTCCCGACTACCGCTACGCCAACGTGACGGCCCAGAACGAGACAATGGCTAATTTGGAAACCAACGCGACGTCGCCAGCGCGCCGGAGATGGTACGGAGTGCAAAACTACCTCACCATCGTCTGCCTCAGCCTCTCCCTCGCGTGCCTGCTCCTGAAGGGTGTGGTGTACGTTCTATACAGGCACTCGCGGTCGTTCTCGTCCAAATGCACCCTTTGTCTCTCGGTGACCTTGTTCTGGAGCCAGTTGATCTTCCTTTTAGCGAACAGCTTCAAGGTCCCCGCGCCGTTCTGCGCAGTGCTGGCCCTGGTCCTGCACTACGGGTTTCTCTCCACGTTCTTCTGGACAAGCGTTCTGTCGTTTGACATATGGAAGAACGTCGCCGCTGTGGTGCACCTACCGTCAGGGCGCCACGGATGCGGATTCTTCGCCTACTGTCTCATCGCCTGGGGAGGACCGTCGGTCATCGCCGGCCTCAGCGCTGTGCTCAACTGGACAGTGCGGTCCACTTTCCCGCTGTCTCCGCGATACGGCCACTTCGGCTGCTGGATCGGCAGCACAGGGGCGCAGGCAGTGTTCTTCCTGCTTCCCATGATGCTGTTGCTTCTACTGGACTTGTGTCTTTACGCGCACATCGTGATTCACATCCGCCACACGTCGAGCCAGACCGCGGGATTCGACTTCAAGGGAGGCGGACAGCGATCCCACATGGCGCTGTTCGTCAAGCTGGCGTTAATCATGGGCACCACGTGGCTTACGGGATTCGTGGGAGCCTTCGTCGACGTCCTCGCTGTGGACATCATCGTGATCGTTCTGGTGGGACTACAAGGCGTGTACTTGTTCTTCGGATTCAGGGATTATCGTCACTTCCTGCCTAAGCGTTTCTTCCGGAAGGATCTGGAACGGACCACCAGCGCCTCCAGCGGCAACACGGTGCTGGCGGCGAGCGTCGCGAGGGACCCTAACGGAAGTGTTCACGAACTCCACCGGAAGCGCAGTTTTGACATCATCGAGAGACCAAAGTGA
- the LOC119440719 gene encoding neprilysin-3-like produces MAISLAPRGRADVRGSFDPTGNASERTFDEDDPEIDKVGRSTGSVVASAEGIAFTAGLDLLFNFKAVVVVGVAIYLLTLPSRLDDPAAGRPGGDVGGCAGGDPGRCFGFRRELLGSMDLSRDPCEDFYGYVCGLWQASHPGYRDQLHYLEVRTQSLVAEKMRNVGLSARDRAKEALTMAERVSLAYLICTDTYRNKIDSSSMIKDLVLDKLLLFDQSTFHTKNLPSAVREALTTLAMKWNVPLFFQIDFSPHPRLQSKTILVLDYSLTLLHWMNHKRKILTPEATALIIAEYLNSSLAAQNSSDGRRDSALLRLDEQITLQWVSVLLSLSGRRRLRRITLKQVRRGVEEGGDEWLEAINRAGLGELRAGDEVLTSEHLFAAVDDVVNAHSATRDILRDFVALHVFRQLAPFTSYRFVDAFVSDPSRGASDGARAYVVSECISAVSRLVPGRSLINLVFHDPAVAEKRQGRALNHLSRIWNLTTKLLLGANVKLTRKRGGERLPLLNLSVVWQNGLVGAPDVKENDLTPLNVDRPFIELYLSSVAALRSRQRNESTGTLSFVRRVRERTGLLTLRNAPSRCDDAASDESVFVPTAALFEPFLALDNDPFTLGALGQFLSRGLWQLILDATREGAARGKALALADVCRRHKSRRDELDSSSSTGGDLLSTHLPSIVGLKTAHAAYRRIRENVTDHEDNDDSAEFSPAQLFYIGSCFQSCASGAQAAGRGSRTEESRVSERSLCNVPAMLSKGFGPAFGCSPGSKMMSLARRESGTCIDPDVWPPRRIAGS; encoded by the exons ATGGCGATCTCCCTGGCCCCACGAGGTCGTGCTGACGTTCGCGGCTCCTTCGACCCCACCGGGAATGCCTCTGAGCGCACTTTCGACGAAGATGATCCGGAGATAGACAAG GTCGGCCGCTCCACCGGGTCGGTGGTAGCGAGCGCAGAAGGCATAGCGTTCACGGCCGGACTGGACCTCCTGTTCAACTTCAAAGCTGTTGTGGTGGTCGGTGTTGCCATCTACCTGCTCACTCTGCCGAGCAGACTGGATGACCCTGCGGCTGGGCGACCGGGCGGCGACGTCGGCGGCTGTGCTGGCGGCGACCCGGGCAGATGCTTCGGTTTCCGCCGCGAGCTGCTCGGTTCCATGGACCTGTCCCGAGACCCGTGCGAAGACTTCTACGGATACGTGTGCGGCCTGTGGCAGGCCAGCCACCCTGGCTACCGGGACCAGCTGCACTACCTCGAG GTCAGAACACAAAGCCTGGTGGCAGAGAAAATGAGAAACGTCGGACTTAGCGCCAGAGATCGCGCGAAGGAGGCCCTGACAATGGCTGAACGAGTGTCGCTCGCCTACTTGATCTGCACTGACACTTATCGAAACAAAATTGACTCTTCCTCGATGATAAAAGACTTGGTCCTCGACAAGCTGCTACTGTTCGACCAGTCGACGTTTCATACGAAGAACCTGCCCAGCGCTGTCAGGGAGGCATTGACGACACTGGCCATGAAATGGAACGTGCCCCTTTTCTTCCAAATCGACTTCTCACCACATCCCAGGCTCCAAAGCAAAACCATACTAGTCTTGGACTACAGCTTAACCTTACTGCACTGGATGAATCACAAGAGAAAGATCTTGACTCCCGAAGCAACGGCTCTTATAATCGCCGAGTATCTCAATTCAAGCCTCGCGGCGCAAAACAGTAGTGACGGTCGCCGCGATTCGGCTTTGCTTCGCCTGGACGAGCAAATCACGCTCCAGTGGGTCTCCGTCTTGCTATCGCTGAGCGGCCGACGCCGTCTACGTCGCATCACTCTGAAGCAGGTGCGACGCGGAGTCGAGGAGGGCGGAGATGAGTGGCTCGAAGCCATCAACAGAGCCGGACTAGGTGAGCTGCGCGCGGGAGACGAAGTCTTAACGAGCGAGCACCTATTCGCGGCCGTCGACGACGTCGTGAACGCGCACTCGGCAACGCGCGATATCTTGCGGGACTTTGTGGCGCTGCACGTATTTCGACAATTAGCGCCGTTCACCTCGTACCGCTTTGTTGACGCTTTCGTGAGCGATCCGTCCCGCGGAGCGAGCGATGGAGCGCGGGCGTACGTCGTTAGCGAGTGCATCTCGGCAGTTTCCCGCCTCGTCCCAGGCCGCTCTTTGATTAACCTAGTGTTCCATGACCCGGCCGTCGCGGAAAAGCGCCAAGGACGGGCACTGAATCATCTCTCGCGAATATGGAACCTGACGACGAAACTTCTGCTCGGAGCGAACGTGAAGCTGACGAGAAAGCGAGGCGGAGAAAGGCTCCCGCTATTAAACCTATCGGTCGTCTGGCAGAACGGATTGGTGGGCGCACCGGACGTCAAAGAAAACGACCTGACGCCGTTGAACGTCGACCGGCCGTTCATCGAGCTGTACCTGAGCTCCGTCGCAGCGCTCAGGAGCAGACAGCGAAACGAATCGACTGGGACGTTAAGTTTTGTACGTAGAGTCAGGGAACGGACGGGTCTTCTGACGCTGCGCAACGCGCCTTCCAGATGCGACGACGCAGCGTCGGACGAGAGCGTCTTCGTCCCGACGGCCGCGCTCTTCGAACCTTTCCTGGCCCTCGACAACGACCCTTTCACTCTCGGAGCCCTGGGCCAGTTCCTGAGCCGCGGACTCTGGCAACTCATCCTCGACGCGACCAGAGAGGGCGCcgctcgcggcaaggcgctggcTCTCGCGGACGTCTGCCGCCGACACAAATCGAGACGGGACGAACTGGACTCGTCGTCGTCGACCGGAGGTGATCTCTTGTCTACGCACCTGCCGAGCATCGTGGGCCTGAAAACTGCGCACGCCGCCTACCGCCGCATTCGCGAAAACGTCACCGACCACGAGGACAACGATGACTCGGCAGAATTTTCGCCCGCCCAGCTGTTCTACATCGGATCCTGCTTTCAGTCTTGCGCGTCCGGTGCTCAAGCTGCTGGCCGCGGGTCTCGGACTGAGGAAAGTCGCGTTTCGGAGCGTTCGCTGTGCAACGTGCCCGCGATGCTGTCCAAAGGATTTGGACCGGCCTTCGGCTGCTCCCCTGGCAGCAAAATGATGAGTCTCGCCAGACGCGAGAGCGGCACTTGCATCGATCCCGATGTCTGGCCTCCGCGTCGCATTGCGGGGTCGTAG